From Algoriphagus sp. NG3, the proteins below share one genomic window:
- a CDS encoding carboxypeptidase regulatory-like domain-containing protein, producing MRQNLLKSLMSLVLVVIATISVSQAQVTTSSVVGLVVDAQGETLPGANVVATHVPSGTRYGAVTNLDGRFTIPNMRIGGPYTIQVSFIGYQSASYSDIVLRLGDPYSITATLTDDSTELGEVIVSAARSSEFDSNKTGTSTSISTKQLTDLPQINRSVTEFTRLTPQANGTSFAGRDARYNNLQVDGANFNNGFGLSNNPLPGGNSQPISLDAIEQISVNIAPFDVTQSGFTGAGINAVTRSGTNTFTGSAYYFNKNQSLQGKKIGDNELEAVDAATHNFGFRLGGPIIKNKLFFFVNAERELNTGANASGANLWRASTDGVSDPENNISRTTETDLEAVRNHLINVWDYDPGRYQGFANEAEQASTKLLARIDWNINDKHKLAVRYNQVVGTSAQITNGTSGPRPRTPFPAGERVGPNSMAFENAAYSFENTVRSVTAELNSYFSPKVSNQFLATYSKIQDTRTTPGSEFPFVDIWDGGRGDGDMNYMTFGTELFSYNNDVINDNLSFINNLTYTEGRHTFTAGAAFELQKFGNSYVRLGTSYYRYASVEDFLTTGTPNEVAPSMFGLTYPYEGQETYARVNFGLASLYVQDKFAVNDQLTLTLGLRAELPIYMNELTPNPSINELTLLDRNYNPKNYDSGSWPDSKVMLSPRFGFNYDVMGDRSLIVRGGTGVFSGRVPFVWLTNMPTNAGVLQNNVEPGSYEEVAGWIGNVTFQPEKYYWLNNPPEGAEDVFIKNPTEGAPSSFALVDTDFKMPMVWRSSLGADYQLGDSPFMLTADLLYTRDINGVFQFGANRAISPDNMNSAGDDREVVLPGSSVAYNPAMGANNATILTNTDVKGHAFSATIGLSVPEYNGLSGSVFYTYSAAKEVSSNSGSNASSAWGASPNINSPNDQRLNISDFALPNRIVGNLSYRVEYANRLATTVGVYYTGGNQGRISHTYGNDLNGDGITADLLFIPSNTSELNFVDIVSDGNVVYTAAQQRAAFDEYVADNDLEQYRGGYVPRNATIMPWLSRFDVRVLQDLFTNIGNRRHTLQLSLDAVNFGNLLNKDWGVQQTTNGAQNLLSRSGAVSANPSYVMNRVAGELPTSPYQNVSNFSTTWSMQIGLRYIF from the coding sequence ATGAGGCAAAATTTACTTAAAAGTTTGATGTCACTCGTATTGGTAGTCATAGCCACAATAAGTGTGTCTCAAGCACAGGTTACTACCAGTTCGGTGGTAGGACTGGTAGTGGACGCCCAGGGCGAGACTCTTCCTGGTGCGAATGTAGTCGCAACGCATGTGCCGTCAGGTACCCGTTACGGTGCGGTGACCAATCTAGATGGTAGGTTTACCATTCCCAATATGAGGATAGGCGGACCGTACACCATTCAGGTTAGTTTTATTGGATATCAGTCGGCCTCTTATAGCGACATTGTTCTGCGATTGGGAGATCCATATTCCATTACAGCGACTCTAACGGATGATAGCACGGAATTAGGCGAAGTAATTGTATCTGCGGCCAGATCTTCGGAGTTTGACTCAAATAAGACTGGTACTTCTACCAGTATTTCTACCAAGCAGCTTACCGATCTTCCACAGATCAACAGATCAGTTACAGAATTTACGCGGTTGACACCTCAGGCAAACGGGACTTCATTTGCGGGTAGAGATGCACGGTACAATAACCTGCAAGTAGATGGGGCTAACTTCAACAACGGATTTGGCCTAAGCAATAATCCACTTCCAGGTGGTAATTCCCAGCCTATTTCTTTGGATGCGATCGAGCAAATCTCTGTTAACATTGCTCCATTTGACGTAACGCAAAGTGGTTTTACCGGAGCCGGTATCAACGCAGTAACACGTAGTGGTACAAACACATTTACTGGTTCTGCTTATTATTTCAATAAAAACCAGAGTCTCCAAGGCAAGAAGATTGGCGACAATGAACTGGAGGCTGTTGATGCCGCCACCCATAACTTCGGTTTCCGTCTTGGTGGCCCGATCATTAAGAACAAATTGTTCTTCTTTGTAAATGCTGAAAGAGAGCTCAATACTGGGGCAAATGCATCTGGTGCCAATCTTTGGAGAGCTTCTACGGATGGGGTCTCTGATCCTGAGAACAACATCTCAAGAACTACGGAAACAGATCTTGAGGCAGTTAGAAATCACCTGATCAATGTATGGGATTATGATCCTGGAAGATATCAAGGTTTCGCCAATGAAGCAGAGCAAGCCAGTACCAAACTTCTTGCGAGAATAGACTGGAATATCAACGACAAGCATAAGCTCGCTGTTCGGTATAATCAGGTAGTGGGAACCTCGGCACAGATTACCAATGGTACATCCGGACCGAGACCAAGAACTCCTTTCCCTGCAGGAGAGAGAGTGGGGCCTAACTCAATGGCATTTGAAAATGCGGCGTATAGCTTTGAAAACACTGTAAGGTCTGTAACTGCTGAATTGAACTCTTATTTTAGTCCTAAAGTCTCTAACCAATTTTTGGCAACTTACTCTAAGATCCAGGATACTCGAACTACCCCTGGTTCAGAATTCCCTTTTGTGGATATCTGGGATGGAGGTAGAGGTGATGGAGATATGAATTATATGACCTTTGGTACAGAGTTGTTTTCTTATAACAACGACGTGATAAATGATAACTTGTCATTTATCAATAACCTGACTTATACAGAAGGTCGCCATACCTTTACTGCAGGTGCCGCCTTCGAACTTCAGAAATTCGGTAATAGCTACGTTAGATTGGGTACTTCTTACTACAGATATGCATCAGTAGAGGATTTCTTGACAACTGGTACCCCAAATGAAGTTGCTCCAAGTATGTTTGGTCTGACTTATCCTTATGAAGGCCAAGAGACTTATGCCCGAGTTAATTTTGGATTGGCCTCTTTGTATGTTCAGGATAAATTTGCAGTAAATGACCAGTTGACATTGACTTTAGGATTGAGAGCTGAGTTGCCGATCTATATGAATGAACTCACGCCTAACCCATCCATCAATGAACTGACTTTGTTGGATAGAAATTACAATCCTAAAAATTACGATTCTGGAAGCTGGCCTGATTCCAAAGTGATGTTGTCCCCAAGATTTGGTTTCAACTACGATGTAATGGGTGATAGAAGCTTGATCGTACGAGGTGGTACCGGAGTCTTCTCAGGAAGGGTTCCCTTTGTTTGGTTGACAAACATGCCTACCAACGCAGGTGTGCTTCAAAATAACGTAGAACCAGGCAGTTATGAGGAAGTTGCTGGCTGGATAGGAAATGTGACTTTCCAACCGGAGAAATATTACTGGCTGAACAATCCTCCTGAAGGTGCTGAGGATGTATTTATCAAGAACCCTACTGAAGGTGCTCCTAGCTCATTTGCGCTAGTTGACACAGATTTCAAAATGCCTATGGTATGGAGATCAAGTTTGGGAGCGGATTACCAATTGGGAGATTCTCCGTTTATGCTGACAGCTGATCTCCTTTACACAAGAGATATCAACGGTGTATTCCAGTTTGGGGCAAACAGGGCGATTTCTCCTGACAACATGAACAGTGCCGGAGATGACCGAGAGGTGGTATTGCCAGGCTCAAGTGTAGCCTATAACCCGGCTATGGGAGCGAACAATGCGACTATTCTGACCAACACGGATGTAAAAGGCCATGCGTTTTCGGCTACTATAGGGCTATCTGTACCTGAATACAATGGTCTGTCAGGAAGTGTGTTCTACACTTATTCCGCGGCAAAAGAGGTCAGCTCAAACTCAGGTTCCAATGCTAGTTCTGCATGGGGAGCTTCTCCTAACATCAACAGCCCGAACGACCAGCGTTTGAATATTTCGGATTTTGCCTTGCCAAATAGAATCGTGGGTAACTTGAGTTACAGAGTGGAATATGCCAATCGCCTGGCAACTACAGTAGGTGTCTATTATACCGGAGGTAATCAGGGAAGAATTTCTCATACCTATGGAAACGATCTGAACGGTGATGGTATCACTGCGGATTTATTGTTCATTCCATCGAATACTTCTGAATTGAACTTTGTGGATATCGTATCAGACGGGAATGTAGTCTATACAGCGGCGCAACAAAGAGCTGCTTTTGACGAGTATGTGGCTGATAATGATCTGGAGCAATACAGAGGTGGGTATGTACCGAGAAATGCTACTATTATGCCATGGTTGAGCAGATTTGATGTCAGAGTCCTTCAAGATTTGTTTACCAATATCGGAAACAGAAGACACACGCTACAATTAAGTTTGGATGCAGTGAATTTTGGCAACTTGCTGAACAAGGACTGGGGAGTACAGCAGACCACAAATGGTGCGCAGAACCTGCTTTCACGCTCTGGTGCGGTAAGTGCAAATCCTAGTTATGTAATGAACCGGGTTGCAGGCGAATTGCCTACATCACCTTATCAGAATGTAAGTAACTTCTCTACTACCTGGAGTATGCAGATAGGTTTGAGATATATTTTCTAA
- a CDS encoding DUF481 domain-containing protein, which translates to MKKGVLFLAFVLAVFFQTLGQTDSLWLSNGNIIVGEIKSMDKGVLTIETDYSDSDFKITWNEVKKLTSTSKYLITLSNGKRYNGTLNSLDSLSAEIDTYDPEGLLRNISKRKEQTEEPPGGKEIVNLPEIVYLNALDEGFWSRLSANVDFGWSLTRANNLKQLNVRSGLGYLADRWKITSSYNSLRSTQDNVASVKRTDASAAYNYFLPRDWFLLYNFTFLSNTEQLIRSRIGNQIGLGKYLIHTNKTYFGFQAGVNLNSESYLDDTPSRNSGEGMLGAELNLYDIGDLNLLTSVMAYPSFTESGRFRTDFKLDVKYDFFSDFYLKVGTTMNFDNQPVGEAAQLDYVLQTTIGWEL; encoded by the coding sequence ATGAAGAAAGGTGTACTGTTTTTAGCATTTGTATTAGCTGTATTTTTCCAGACCTTGGGCCAGACTGACTCACTCTGGCTGAGCAATGGTAATATCATTGTTGGAGAAATAAAAAGCATGGATAAGGGTGTCCTGACTATTGAGACAGACTATAGCGATTCGGATTTTAAGATTACCTGGAATGAGGTGAAGAAGCTGACTTCCACATCGAAGTACCTTATCACACTTAGCAACGGTAAGAGATACAATGGCACCCTGAATAGCTTAGATAGCTTGAGTGCGGAGATTGATACCTATGATCCGGAAGGTCTTTTACGAAATATATCCAAAAGAAAAGAACAGACCGAAGAGCCTCCTGGAGGTAAAGAAATAGTAAATCTCCCTGAGATTGTTTACCTCAATGCCTTGGATGAAGGATTCTGGAGTCGCTTGTCTGCCAACGTGGATTTTGGATGGAGCCTTACCCGGGCCAATAATCTCAAGCAACTTAATGTCAGAAGTGGGTTGGGGTATCTGGCAGACCGCTGGAAAATCACCTCTTCCTACAATTCGCTTCGATCTACTCAGGATAATGTAGCCTCTGTTAAACGTACTGATGCAAGTGCGGCATATAACTATTTTCTTCCCCGGGATTGGTTTTTGCTCTATAACTTCACCTTCTTATCCAATACGGAGCAACTGATCAGAAGCCGGATTGGTAATCAGATAGGTTTGGGTAAATATTTGATCCATACCAATAAGACCTATTTCGGTTTCCAGGCCGGTGTCAACTTGAACTCTGAATCCTACTTGGATGACACGCCATCCCGAAATTCCGGGGAAGGCATGCTGGGAGCCGAGCTGAATCTTTATGATATAGGCGATCTCAACCTGTTGACCAGCGTGATGGCTTACCCGAGTTTTACCGAATCTGGACGGTTTAGGACGGATTTTAAACTTGATGTCAAGTACGACTTTTTCTCGGATTTCTACCTGAAAGTAGGTACGACGATGAACTTTGACAATCAACCTGTTGGAGAGGCTGCCCAGCTCGATTATGTGTTGCAGACTACGATAGGCTGGGAGCTTTAA
- a CDS encoding sensor histidine kinase, with product MRTFIFTYIFSLISAVAVLGATPEEELNSHLTEYARHASTDPEKAWFHAKKMLALSKQYQLPVFTAKAHYAIGNLYFKQGNYDSTVINLKTAIQLLDAAKVENGKPVAFSLMGLAYKYKGDLTNSMHFLQKSLEWAQKLKEENQEANAYQNIALIYFQQKKYLEAANNLDLAVQIYHRLDDYSGIISTRFNFANILKEQGEFDKARNFYQEALAYYTQTENLTKQAHIEMNLGQMLVEEGKYNEAFDLLLETREKLTILNYTADLAIVLNDLGLCAGAKGRNEVALEYFRQALAKTSDDLYFKADLLQNISNLYLKMKDYESSLIYYRQSVESKEAYTSLEKEKHLAEIQAQYEDQLKESKILLLEQEKSLQEAEIQKAALSLKRQKIIRNFMISGLFLIIIVLLILRYFYRQKIDAQQRLAEQQEENARRKTSEIIKDFRLKAIERYQEGQQEERKRIAREIHDGIGSDLAGIKMAVEHHLGRTPEDMRTQRILLGLQDACKAVRSISHQLHPPPFAQTDFCSYLSDFVDGITENVEIEVDKIFYPTEEIDKLPDELLAEVYRIVQELINNSIKHAQASVLELQLSLHEAYLNIMVSDNGIGMPQKAAQKGIGMRNISERVERLKGKLEIDSLPENGTSISIDLPVTS from the coding sequence TTGAGGACTTTTATTTTTACTTATATTTTTTCCTTGATTTCAGCTGTAGCTGTACTGGGTGCTACCCCCGAGGAGGAATTGAACAGCCACTTGACTGAATATGCCCGGCATGCTTCTACAGATCCCGAAAAGGCCTGGTTTCATGCCAAAAAAATGCTTGCGCTGAGCAAACAATACCAATTGCCCGTCTTCACAGCAAAAGCACATTATGCTATAGGGAACCTGTATTTCAAGCAGGGTAATTACGATTCCACCGTGATCAATCTGAAGACAGCAATTCAATTGTTGGATGCTGCTAAAGTCGAAAATGGCAAGCCTGTGGCATTTAGTTTAATGGGTTTGGCCTATAAGTATAAGGGAGATCTTACCAACTCCATGCATTTCCTACAGAAGAGCCTGGAATGGGCACAAAAACTGAAAGAAGAGAATCAGGAAGCCAATGCCTACCAGAATATTGCACTGATCTATTTCCAACAGAAAAAGTATTTAGAGGCTGCCAACAATCTGGATCTTGCAGTACAGATTTACCATAGGTTGGATGATTATTCAGGTATTATCTCCACCAGATTCAACTTTGCAAATATTCTAAAAGAACAGGGAGAGTTTGATAAGGCAAGAAATTTTTATCAGGAAGCTTTGGCTTATTATACCCAAACTGAAAACCTGACTAAGCAAGCCCATATAGAGATGAATCTGGGGCAGATGCTGGTAGAAGAAGGAAAGTATAATGAAGCGTTCGATCTATTACTGGAGACTCGGGAAAAATTAACTATCCTGAACTACACCGCTGACCTTGCCATTGTACTCAATGACCTGGGGCTATGCGCAGGAGCTAAGGGGAGAAATGAGGTCGCCTTGGAGTATTTTCGGCAAGCACTCGCCAAAACAAGTGATGACCTTTACTTTAAGGCCGATCTTCTTCAAAATATTTCCAACCTGTACCTGAAAATGAAGGATTATGAATCATCCTTGATTTACTACAGACAAAGCGTGGAAAGTAAAGAAGCCTATACTTCATTGGAGAAAGAAAAGCATCTGGCGGAAATCCAGGCGCAGTATGAAGACCAATTGAAAGAAAGTAAAATTCTGCTGTTAGAGCAGGAAAAATCTCTTCAGGAAGCAGAAATCCAGAAAGCAGCACTTTCACTAAAAAGGCAGAAAATCATCAGGAATTTTATGATTTCAGGTCTTTTTCTGATCATAATCGTCCTTTTGATACTCCGGTATTTTTATAGACAGAAGATAGACGCTCAGCAAAGACTAGCGGAGCAACAAGAGGAAAATGCACGAAGAAAGACCTCAGAAATCATCAAAGATTTCAGACTGAAAGCCATAGAGCGATACCAAGAAGGGCAGCAAGAAGAAAGGAAAAGAATTGCGAGAGAGATTCACGATGGCATCGGCAGTGACCTTGCTGGAATAAAAATGGCAGTGGAACATCACCTCGGCAGAACACCGGAAGACATGCGGACGCAGAGAATTCTGCTCGGACTGCAAGATGCCTGTAAGGCGGTGAGATCAATCTCCCATCAATTACACCCCCCGCCCTTTGCACAAACAGACTTCTGTAGTTACTTATCGGATTTTGTGGATGGTATAACTGAAAATGTAGAAATTGAAGTCGATAAAATTTTCTATCCCACCGAAGAAATCGATAAACTCCCCGATGAATTGCTTGCTGAAGTGTACAGAATAGTGCAGGAATTAATCAATAACAGCATCAAGCACGCCCAGGCTTCAGTGTTAGAGCTCCAGCTTAGCCTACATGAAGCTTATCTGAATATTATGGTAAGTGACAATGGGATAGGAATGCCTCAGAAAGCTGCGCAAAAAGGCATCGGTATGAGGAATATAAGTGAAAGAGTAGAAAGGCTCAAAGGTAAACTTGAGATAGACAGTTTGCCCGAGAATGGTACATCGATCAGTATAGACCTACCGGTAACCAGTTAA
- a CDS encoding response regulator transcription factor, with product MKESYNIIIADDHVMFLDGLHNILTEIPQINTIHVATDGLQVLRILSHFDDIDLVISDINMPKMNGLELLSKVKETRPEIKFFLLSMLDDIRTINNAIRKQADGYLLKFADKEELKAGIAEVLLGQQYFSPAVKAKYMEGVFNNKANQEIKLSKREKEILKLLADELTSNEVAEKLFISINTVETHRKNILLKTGSKTTIGAVKFAIENGYFD from the coding sequence ATGAAAGAGTCTTATAATATCATTATTGCAGACGATCATGTGATGTTCTTAGATGGACTGCACAACATCCTAACCGAAATCCCTCAGATTAATACGATCCATGTCGCTACTGACGGACTGCAGGTGCTGCGGATATTGTCCCATTTTGATGACATTGATCTGGTCATCAGTGATATCAATATGCCCAAAATGAATGGGCTGGAGCTCCTGTCAAAAGTAAAAGAAACCCGTCCTGAGATTAAATTCTTCTTACTCAGCATGCTCGATGACATACGGACAATAAACAATGCCATACGAAAACAGGCAGATGGGTATCTTCTGAAGTTTGCCGATAAAGAAGAACTGAAAGCAGGGATCGCTGAAGTCTTGTTGGGTCAACAGTACTTCTCTCCAGCGGTGAAAGCTAAATACATGGAGGGCGTATTCAACAACAAAGCCAATCAAGAAATCAAGTTGTCCAAGAGGGAAAAGGAAATCCTAAAACTGCTGGCTGATGAATTGACATCCAATGAAGTGGCAGAGAAGCTTTTTATATCAATCAATACTGTGGAAACCCACAGGAAAAACATTCTGCTCAAAACAGGTTCAAAGACTACAATCGGAGCTGTTAAATTTGCCATAGAGAACGGCTATTTTGATTGA
- the tssD gene encoding type VI secretion system tube protein TssD gives MKTIKMIACLIFVLAAQSTWAQQEINMKIMLHLQDEKGNNKLEYELNHFSYYFTTPAAAPDSIKAENEVIISASLFSLADDKFLAWVAQSPAILNGEITITDLEKRSVIKKLAFTKAQIQNIDESYMKGVNYRNSTNFVFKVKGLTIDKQVLIE, from the coding sequence ATGAAAACAATCAAAATGATTGCCTGTCTCATCTTTGTATTGGCGGCACAATCTACTTGGGCACAGCAAGAAATCAATATGAAAATCATGTTGCACTTACAGGATGAAAAAGGCAACAATAAACTGGAATATGAGCTGAACCATTTCAGCTACTATTTTACCACCCCAGCCGCCGCCCCTGACAGTATCAAAGCTGAAAATGAGGTGATCATTTCAGCAAGTCTTTTCAGCTTGGCTGATGACAAATTTCTTGCTTGGGTAGCACAAAGTCCTGCCATTCTCAATGGGGAGATTACCATAACAGATCTGGAAAAAAGATCGGTCATCAAAAAACTGGCTTTCACAAAAGCGCAAATCCAAAACATAGATGAAAGCTATATGAAAGGCGTAAACTATCGCAACAGCACCAACTTTGTATTCAAGGTAAAAGGACTTACCATTGATAAGCAGGTGTTGATTGAATAA
- a CDS encoding DUF1266 domain-containing protein, which translates to MTQETLEKELYQGLNLSALMLNALGGQSELSLSGFENPDRSIFNHLMRFLNSKGIFHEQSAIRILQGLLNDNGPNNLFMDQLRIFDTFSEADFRVYIDGLEDSFASKSAQIVWINRVSLRKVGIRGYDISLYVLLSRLSFTCGLISEKELIRRVLHILPIAVSLFSDWQEYNDNVLLGNHYTTPTMQLDSMEILPSNNLYAAWHRMMQQEGMLVHPFKF; encoded by the coding sequence ATGACCCAGGAAACGTTAGAAAAGGAATTGTATCAAGGGCTAAATCTTTCAGCATTGATGCTCAATGCGCTTGGGGGGCAAAGCGAACTTTCATTGTCAGGGTTTGAGAACCCTGATCGGTCGATTTTCAATCATTTGATGCGGTTTCTGAACAGCAAGGGGATCTTTCATGAACAAAGTGCCATAAGAATCCTTCAGGGACTCTTGAATGACAATGGTCCAAACAACTTGTTCATGGATCAACTTCGCATTTTTGATACTTTTTCAGAGGCTGATTTTAGGGTTTATATAGATGGGCTTGAGGACTCTTTTGCCAGCAAAAGTGCACAGATCGTATGGATCAATAGGGTAAGTCTGAGAAAAGTTGGCATCAGAGGTTATGACATCAGTTTGTACGTCTTGCTCAGCAGGCTCTCTTTTACCTGTGGGTTGATTTCTGAAAAGGAGCTGATCAGGAGAGTGCTTCACATCCTTCCCATTGCAGTATCTCTATTTTCGGATTGGCAGGAATATAATGACAACGTCCTTTTGGGCAACCATTACACTACCCCTACCATGCAGCTGGATTCAATGGAAATATTGCCTTCCAACAACCTGTATGCAGCTTGGCATAGAATGATGCAACAGGAAGGAATGCTAGTGCATCCATTTAAATTTTGA
- a CDS encoding tetratricopeptide repeat protein, whose protein sequence is MFNNYIALAYKAFEKSDFGAMRHALEDAEDHVQEQDASHEVLLSRAWLKWIGKQCKDQELLDSSKIQFDRLLAHDALEGDDFLFLINEACEVSLELIDQGLQYAPDHVGLTKCLGDFYLQNQDYTNAISYYQKALLGIPDDTLTILKLQKCRYNRIQELESLFSEEESEAVFFELLPLYKQTHQPDKLSKLITEMESHAWLSDYEVSDFWAICNLQQNRTEQAVKIWEIQTKQKSINQESALTLAKIYIHSGNPKKALKVLSSIEWEFGQAQVKSMDKIVPLDLQAVVHQAFTLSAGILRASALIKTKSMGEANAILDDLLKTFPKESRLWLLKAEIQSEAQNHEAVFHCFSQSKLHGANPLQLEETKALHFFRTHDFQKAVDVLENIRKSSQPSAQGNYILGLAYEQLGEKEKAAMTLNSCVRQFVTTEDRLQALHSLLLIYLDTKSLDEVIRTLRAILPYFQDGSENHRKFSLMLAENYYQNKEASKAVELLVSLHKKESLSRPYLSYLEMLFAHDFGKGFDVTMEPASENSLIADPTDAYKHFHNGMVYSLLKNNMEASKSYELAADGGVFAESYYKEALHKAYLESSFDDCIRIYKKLKSVSPALFEDHYDAIYAYAIFMKWDYEQVIQEYDHLLYTYPKLFSGKDLVKIWSNTLGIAYFKLGQFENAKRYIGMNLSRMESLEEESMIRLKDIAATRADDKKTEYYLLLDILQTWDYRMTDQEKLDYNRIKAELQASLFYAS, encoded by the coding sequence ATGTTCAATAACTATATCGCTTTGGCTTATAAAGCTTTTGAAAAATCAGATTTTGGAGCAATGAGGCATGCTTTGGAAGATGCGGAAGACCATGTCCAAGAGCAAGATGCAAGCCATGAGGTCCTTTTGTCCCGCGCATGGCTGAAGTGGATCGGAAAGCAATGCAAAGACCAAGAACTTTTGGATAGCTCCAAGATTCAGTTCGATAGATTATTAGCTCATGATGCTTTAGAAGGTGATGATTTCCTTTTTTTGATAAACGAAGCTTGCGAAGTGTCCCTTGAACTGATCGATCAGGGTTTGCAATACGCCCCTGATCATGTTGGATTGACTAAATGCCTTGGGGATTTTTATTTGCAAAATCAAGATTATACCAACGCCATAAGCTATTATCAAAAAGCACTTCTCGGCATCCCTGATGATACGTTGACGATTTTAAAATTGCAAAAATGTAGGTATAACCGCATTCAGGAGCTTGAGAGTTTGTTCTCAGAGGAAGAGAGTGAAGCAGTATTTTTTGAATTGCTCCCGTTGTACAAGCAAACTCACCAACCGGATAAGCTATCGAAATTGATCACTGAGATGGAAAGCCATGCTTGGTTATCCGACTATGAAGTATCGGATTTTTGGGCGATTTGTAATCTGCAGCAAAATCGGACGGAACAGGCAGTGAAGATATGGGAGATTCAGACGAAGCAAAAATCCATTAACCAAGAAAGTGCATTGACTCTTGCCAAAATATATATCCATTCAGGGAATCCAAAAAAAGCATTGAAGGTGCTAAGCTCAATTGAATGGGAATTTGGGCAGGCCCAAGTAAAGTCAATGGATAAAATTGTGCCTTTGGATCTTCAAGCTGTAGTGCATCAAGCTTTTACTCTGAGCGCGGGGATATTGAGAGCTTCAGCATTGATAAAAACAAAAAGTATGGGCGAGGCCAATGCCATCCTCGATGACTTGCTGAAAACTTTCCCAAAAGAATCTAGGCTATGGTTGTTGAAAGCTGAAATCCAGAGTGAAGCACAAAACCATGAAGCCGTTTTCCACTGCTTTTCACAAAGCAAGCTTCACGGAGCAAATCCTCTTCAACTTGAAGAAACTAAAGCCTTACATTTTTTTAGAACACATGATTTCCAAAAAGCAGTTGATGTTTTGGAAAACATCAGAAAGTCCAGCCAGCCCAGTGCCCAAGGCAATTACATATTAGGCTTAGCGTATGAACAGCTTGGGGAAAAAGAAAAGGCAGCAATGACTTTGAATAGCTGTGTCAGACAGTTTGTCACAACAGAAGACCGCCTGCAAGCATTACATTCCCTGCTTTTGATTTATTTGGATACGAAATCCCTTGATGAAGTCATCAGAACTCTCCGGGCAATACTCCCTTATTTCCAAGATGGATCGGAGAATCATAGAAAATTCTCCCTGATGCTCGCTGAGAATTACTATCAAAACAAGGAAGCTTCAAAGGCTGTTGAATTATTGGTTTCGCTACACAAGAAGGAATCCTTGTCACGTCCCTATTTGAGTTATTTGGAAATGCTGTTTGCGCATGATTTTGGGAAAGGGTTTGATGTCACAATGGAACCTGCGAGTGAAAACTCACTGATAGCAGATCCTACCGATGCATATAAGCACTTTCACAATGGCATGGTGTATTCCTTGTTGAAAAATAATATGGAGGCTTCAAAAAGCTATGAATTGGCTGCTGATGGAGGTGTATTTGCTGAGTCCTATTATAAAGAAGCGCTTCACAAGGCCTATCTTGAATCTTCATTTGATGATTGCATCCGGATCTATAAAAAGCTAAAGTCAGTCAGCCCTGCACTTTTTGAAGACCATTATGATGCGATCTATGCCTACGCTATTTTTATGAAATGGGATTATGAACAAGTCATTCAGGAATACGATCATCTACTCTATACCTATCCAAAATTGTTTTCAGGAAAGGATCTTGTAAAAATCTGGTCAAATACCTTGGGAATAGCCTACTTCAAACTCGGACAATTTGAAAATGCGAAAAGATATATTGGGATGAATTTAAGCAGGATGGAGTCATTGGAGGAAGAATCTATGATCCGCCTGAAAGATATTGCAGCTACTAGGGCTGATGATAAGAAAACCGAATATTATTTATTGCTGGACATTCTCCAAACTTGGGATTATAGGATGACAGATCAGGAAAAACTGGATTATAATCGGATCAAAGCAGAACTTCAGGCTTCTTTGTTTTATGCATCTTGA